In uncultured Flavobacterium sp., a genomic segment contains:
- a CDS encoding DUF5074 domain-containing protein, whose product MMKFSKLFLIALSVSLFVSCSNDDSSNEPKGVYDKGFFVLNEGSAGQGSVSFSSNDFSAFTKDVYTTVNGADLLGKYAQNIFFDGDRAYIIAGGSNVINVVNRYTFKLIAKIDTGLKNPRYGVTKDGKAYVTNANTYGSPTNSAGYTDDYVAIINLSTNTFESKIDLNGTANRLVEENGKLYITEPYNSSKLLVVNITTKALEAPVEIGSSADCIKLENGTLFILRGPYGDRSEIVKVKLSDKSVSKITFPATLDGASFLDIYNGNIYYTVGNSVYVISTTATAASTTAVLTTTVGYLYGFAVNNDHIYIADSGDFKADSKAYIYSLSGTLQKELNVGVGPNGFYFNN is encoded by the coding sequence AGGTGTTTACGACAAGGGATTTTTTGTCTTGAATGAAGGAAGTGCAGGACAAGGTTCTGTTTCTTTTTCGAGTAATGATTTTAGTGCTTTTACCAAAGATGTTTATACTACAGTTAACGGAGCTGATTTACTTGGAAAATATGCTCAAAACATATTTTTTGACGGTGACAGAGCTTATATCATAGCTGGTGGATCTAATGTTATTAACGTTGTTAACAGATATACTTTTAAATTAATTGCAAAAATTGACACAGGTTTAAAAAATCCAAGATATGGAGTTACTAAAGATGGAAAAGCGTATGTAACTAATGCAAACACTTATGGTAGTCCAACTAATTCTGCAGGATATACTGATGATTATGTTGCGATAATCAATTTGTCTACTAACACATTTGAGTCTAAAATTGATTTGAATGGTACAGCAAACAGATTAGTTGAAGAAAACGGTAAATTATACATTACTGAACCTTATAACAGCAGTAAATTATTAGTTGTAAATATTACTACAAAAGCATTAGAAGCTCCTGTAGAAATTGGATCCAGCGCTGATTGTATCAAATTAGAAAATGGAACTTTATTTATTTTGAGAGGTCCTTACGGTGACAGAAGTGAAATCGTAAAAGTAAAATTATCAGATAAATCTGTTTCTAAAATTACATTCCCTGCGACTTTAGACGGAGCATCATTTTTAGACATCTATAATGGTAATATTTACTATACAGTAGGAAATTCAGTTTATGTAATAAGTACCACTGCTACAGCAGCTTCAACAACTGCAGTATTAACTACTACTGTTGGATATTTATACGGATTTGCTGTTAACAACGATCATATTTACATTGCTGACAGTGGAGATTTTAAAGCAGACAGTAAAGCTTATATCTACAGCTTAAGCGGAACTTTACAAAAAGAATTAAATGTTGGTGTTGGACCAAATGGTTTTTACTTTAACAACTAA